One Solanum lycopersicum chromosome 4, SLM_r2.1 DNA window includes the following coding sequences:
- the LOC101248478 gene encoding uncharacterized protein, translating to MEEWLKISFVAFSSVILVVIVITMIKRRCCTRKSDSSKGQTQNLQNGISKLHHVSVTNKYYVVKKGFNWSDHPSLVTDAVENGWSRFAFTSIAPSSSIRSSARSILGSCVGNDHMSWEICQDSSDFMQKIRFSYGNQKLNRSSKFMSVVKTSLPLPGPHLGNSSFPQESYFEITILQWNQENNVEVMGKVKEDKLDLEKIKLIREDSSNSKANSESLVHVTSSSSSSYHQKIQESKENLRSDEFIVLSIGLTSAAAGSLPLKLPGSYQGSIGFNSNGSVFLDGMKLVFESQRGEWGKAERVIGCGYNPSQKKVFFTVDSLLVHEIFCKTEEFGNPLYPILASNGDILVLVNLGQSVFKYQPANLHRTPNPCFIGPIMQNDSSILGYEDSKELFSMGRIDAQWLNRSNTRSNNNTVNSLKQVLDYDLESEGDLFEIVLDNCNSYSRSPNPL from the exons ATGGAAGAATGGTTGAAGATCTCATTCGTAGCTTTTTCAAGTGTGATTCTTGTTGTAATTGTAATCACAATGATTAAACGAAGATGTTGTACTAGAAAGTCAGATTCGTCGAAAGGACAAACTCAGAATTTACAAAATGGAATTTCGAAACTTCATCATGTAAGTGTTACAAACAAATATTATGTTGTTAAAAAAGGTTTCAATTGGTCTGATCATCCATCACTTGTAACTGATGCTGTTGAAAATGGATGGTCAAGATTTGCTTTCACATCTATTGCTCCATCTTCATCCATTAGATCATCAGCTAGGTCCATTTTAGGATCATGTGTTGGTAATGATCATATGAGTTGGGAGATTTGTCAAGATTCATCTGATTTTATGCAGAAAATTCGATTTAGTTATGGCAATCAAAAACTCAATCGAAGCAGTAAATTTATGTCTGTGGTAAAAACTAGTTTACCATTACCAGGACCTCATTTGGGAAACTCATCATTTCCACAAGAATCTTATTTCGAGATAACAATTTTGCAATGGAATCAAGAGAATAATGTTGAGGTTATGGGGAAGGTAAAAGAGGATAAATTAGATTTGGagaaaattaagttaattagagAGGATTCTTCTAATTCAAAGGCTAATTCAGAGTCTTTGGttcatgttacaagtagtagtagtagtagttatCATCAAAAGATTCAAGAATCAAAGGAGAATTTGAGAAGTGATGAGTTCATTGTGTTGTCAATTGGGCTAACAAGTGCTGCTGCTGGTTCTCTACCGCTTAAACTTCCAGGCAGCTATCAAGGTTCCATTGGATTTAACTCAAATGGTTCTGTTTTTCTTGATG gAATGAAATTGGTGTTTGAATCACAAAGAGGAGAGTGGGGAAAAGCAGAAAGAGTGATTGGTTGTGGTTACAATCCAAGCCAAAAGAAGGTATTTTTCACAGTGGATTCATTGTTAGTACATGAAATTTTTTGCAAAACAGAAGAATTTGGAAATCCACTTTACCCAATTTTAGCATCAAATGGTGATATTTTAGTACTAGTAAATCTTGGACAAAGTGTATTCAAATATCAACCAGCAAATCTACATAGGACACCAAATCCTTGCTTCATTGGTCCAATAATGCAAAATGATTCATCAATTCTTGGATATGAAGACAGCAAAGAACTTTTCTCAATGGGTAGAATTGATGCACAATGGCTTAATAGAAGTAATACAAGAAGTAATAACAATACTGTTAATAGTTTAAAACAAGTATTAGATTATGATTTGGAGTCTGAAGGtgatttatttgaaattgttttAGATAATTGTAATAGTTATTCAAGATCTCCTAACCCTTTGTaa